In the genome of Notamacropus eugenii isolate mMacEug1 chromosome 5, mMacEug1.pri_v2, whole genome shotgun sequence, one region contains:
- the CNR2 gene encoding cannabinoid receptor 2 has product MDACWNSTNSSQEHLDFNVLQDYMVLDVPQKTAIAVLCFLLGILCILENVIVLFLILSSPRLHRKPSYLFISSLASADFLASLVFVISFVKFHVFHQKESRSTFLLKLGGVTMTFTGSVGSLLLTSIDRYLCLCHSAKYKTLLTRGKALVMLAAMWTISIVVSYLPLMGWTCCPRPCSELFPLISNDYLLSWIVLIVILLAAIIYIYTFVLWKAYQHTTNLVAYQQRRLTGLSRIRLDVRLAKTLGVVLMVLVLCWLPVLTLMVYSLAASMNKQIKKVFAFCCMLCLVNSMVNPVIYALRSREIRSSARNCLTRWKNMLRGVGTEGTEDTQKSSVTETEGETKVT; this is encoded by the coding sequence CGTGCTCTGTTTCCTCCTGGGCATCCTGTGCATCTTGGAGAATGTGATTGTTCTCTTCCTGATTCTGTCCTCCCCGAGGCTCCACAGAAAACCCTCTTACCTGTTCATCAGCAGCCTTGCAAGTGCCGACTTCCTGGCCAGTCTGGTTTTTGTCATCAGCTTTGTAAAATTCCATGTCTTCCACCAGAAAGAATCAAGGAGCACCTTCCTCCTGAAGCTCGGGGGTGTCACCATGACTTTCACAGGCTCGGTGGGCAGCCTGCTGCTGACCTCCATCGACCGCTACCTCTGCTTGTGCCATTCTGCCAAATACAAGACCCTGCTCACCCGTGGAAAGGCCCTGGTCATGCTCGCAGCCATGTGGACCATCTCAATAGTGGTCTCCTACCTGCCACTCATGGGGTGGACCTGTTGCCCCAGACCCTGCTCTGAACTCTTTCCCCTAATTTCCAATGACTACCTGCTGAGCTGGATTGTGCTCATTGTCATTCTACTTGCTGCCATCATCTACATCTACACCTTCGTCCTATGGAAGGCCTACCAGCACACAACCAATTTGGTAGCGTACCAACAGAGGCGGCTAACAGGCCTGTCTCGGATACGGCTGGATGTGAGATTGGCCAAGACACTGGGAGTGGTACTGATGGTGCTGGTCCTCTGCTGGTTGCCTGTGCTGACCCTCATGGTCTACAGTTTGGCTGCCTCAATGAATAAACAGATCAAGAAGGTCTTTGCTTTTTGTTGCATGCTATGCCTGGTCAATTCCATGGTGAACCCTGTTATCTATGCCCTGCGAAGTAGGGAGATCCGTTCCTCTGCCAGGAACTGTCTGACTCGTTGGAAAAATATGCTCAGAGGCGTCGGAACAGAGGGGACAGAGGATACTCAGAAGTCTTCAGTCACGGAGACAGAGGGGGAGACAAAAGTCACCTGA